Within the Borreliella valaisiana VS116 genome, the region TCCATTTTCTAATTATAAAAATTTTTCTGGGTTAACAACTGAGATTATGCTTGGATTAAATATTGGTTGGAAATTTTCTAATTAGGAAGTTTTATTCCTAAATGAAATGGGACATGTCTTTCTTGTCCAAAGATGTTTGCAGTGAAATTTAATTTGTGGGGAGCGTTATTTGATTTTATAACAAGAGTGCTTGACCCCCCCCCATCTAGATTAATGGCATTAGTCATGCCGAAGCTTAATGCAAAATCAATAGCTTCATTAAGAGAAGCCCCTTTGCTATTGTTAACACCCCTTCCTTCTATTGTGGCAAGAAATAAATACTTGTTATTTTTGTCAGTGCCTATTATTGTTCTTGGGTGCTTTGTCTCTTTGAAGTTTTTTTTATAATTTCCGTTTTTAATTAAAACAAAAAATCCACTAAATCCGTAATCGGAGTTTTTTATTTCGTCTTCTTTGGGGTTTAATATAATTTTATTGTGTTTTATTGCAATTTCCCCATAGTTATTTATTTGTTTTGAAATCATTTTTTTATTATATATGTATAGTCCTTTTGGAAAAAACATGTTTTGTTTAATTTCGTATGGGCTTGTGTTAATTGCAATGTCAACATTGTTGGAAATTAAGAAATGGCTTGTTGTCTGGCCTTTAAAGTAGTAATTATTTAGCTTTTTGTCGTAAATAGGTTTTGATATGGTAAATTTTAGATCTTTATTTTCAATTTTTACTAGAACATAATTGCTGTTTATGAAATAACCTTTAATAATTTTGTATTTGGCTTTTTTAGTGATTGATTTGGACAGCATTAGTCCTGATGAAATACTTAAAATCAATATTAGTAGTGTTAGTATTTTTTTATTCATTTCTTTTTATTTTATAAGAATAAATGCTTTTGGGATAGTTTGTTAGGATGAAATTTTTAATCTGTGTTGCTAATTTTTTATTTTTAAATTTCATAATACTAAATATTTGATAAATTATTTTGACATCTATATTTTTTTCATTATTTAAAATTTTTTTAATTTCTTTTTCATTAATATTATCTTGATTTATTTTTAATTTTAGTGAAATTATTTCGGTTTTTATTTTTGGATTTTTAATCTTTTTTTTGTTTATTTTGTTTAAAAAATTATTAGCTTCTTTATATTTTTTTATTTTTATATAGTATTTTGTAATTAGCAGATAATATTGTTCTAGGTCAAAATTTTTAATTTTATTTATTGTTTCTAATTCTTTTGGCAAGTTATTAGTTAAATCATAAAGCATATATAGCTTTATTAAATTTTCTGTATTTTCTTTATTATTGCTTTGTAATGCAAAAGGAGCAATTACTAGAAATAATAAAACATAAAAAGAGGATAGCCATTTCATAATTTATTATAAACTTTGATTTAAGAATAACAAAAATAATTTAAAATTATTGTTAGTATTACTTTCAACTTTTAATAATATTTGATTATTATCTTTTCTATTATAATAAGGTTTTCAATGTTCAGTTTTTAAAAAAAGTAATTTAATTTTTTGTAAACTTTATTTATTAATTTTTTTATAAAATGTAGCTTTTGTATGTATTCTTCGTTTTCTATTAGGCTTTTTATGCTTTCCATAGATTCTTCTATTGCCATTATGAAATTTTGTTTGGGTTTTAATTGGAAATTTCCAAAGCAATCTGTTTCCAGTGCTAAAAAAAGAGCATTTTTTTTGGTAGGGGAGCTTATAAACTGCATTGTACACTCTAAAAGATTTTTCATTTTTTCAGGTTCATTAATGTTTACATTGCTTGTTTCATATTTTTTTATAAAATGCCAATCTTTTCCCATGCCTTTGACTATTTCAATAGTTTCTGAAAATTTTTTATTGTTGAAAACCTTTATATTTTTATGCATCAATTGTATTTTAATTTTTTTCAAATCATCATTATTTTGGTTGTTTAATTCGTTTTTTAAAATCATTTCTTTTAGTGTTTCTAGGCTAATTTTTACTACATAAATGTTATTTTTGTATTCTGCTTTGAAAATTTTTCTTCCTATTTTAATTTCATTGATAATTTTTGTCTGTTTGGCATTTGTTATTTGTTTCTCTTTATTAGGCGTGTTTTTATGTTTAAGCTCTTCATTAAGGCTAATGTCATCAATCCATTCTTTTTTTAAGACCCCAATGGATCTTGCATACATTTTTGTAGTTTCTATAATTTCTCCTGCAACGAAATATTTTACAGAGTCGGTACTAATAAGTGAGCCGGGATGAATTATTACGTTTTGAGCTTTGACGGTTTTATATTTCTTTTTTGATGTTTTAAAACAAATGTAATCTCTCATTCCTCTCATTATTGATTTTAAATATCCTTCGTTATCAAAAACACCTTTTTGTATTATTGGTATATTCAATTTGCTAACAATGTTTTCAAGCTGCATTTGTACATTTACTATCTCTTCAAGGCCTTGTAGGTCTAAATAATTTTCCTTTGTAAAAGCTTCTTTATTAGCGGCTTTTTTAAAATCTTCAAAGATATTAACAAACCCAATTAAATCTCCCATTGGATTTTTATATTTCAAGTGGGCTTGTCTAGCTTCCATTTCTTCATTTTGGGGTAGTAGAAAAATTCCACTTGTGGATAGAAATGATAGACCTATTGTAGTTTGATAGATCGCTTGTGGATAATTGATCATTGATTCAACCAATGCTCTTGAATGTGCTGGCACTAATGGGAATAGTATCATATATTTCCCAATTTCTGTAAGTTCGTTTTTATTGTTGATAGCATCCAGAGATTTTAATATGTTGCTTGCAGTTTGAATAGAATGTGTTGATGGTTTTGAGATAAAGTCAAAGTGGGTAAAATCTCTGATTCCAATATCCGCCATTCTTAGTATTACCTCAGACAGGTCTGTTCTATATATTTCTTCTTTTTGATAATCTTCTCTTATTTGATAATCTTCTCTTTTGTAAAGTCTGTAGCAAGTTCCTTTTGAAACTCTTCCTGCTCGACCGGCTCTTTGAGTCGCTGATGATTTTGAAATTGGAACTTCTTGGAGTGAATAGGTATGAGTTTTTGTTTGGAATTTGTTTGTTTTAACTTTTCCACTATCGATTACTATTTTAATATTTTCAATTGTGATTGAAGTTTCTGCTATGTTTGTTGATACTATTATTTTTCTTTTATTTTTAGGGGTAGCTATAAATATTTGCTCTTGAGCTTCTTTGGGCATTCGACCGTATAAAGGAAGTATTATTAAATTTTTTTTTGAGTTTAATTCTTGTAATTCTTTTATAGTTTCTTTTATTTCTTTCTCTCCGGATAAAAATATAAGAATATCTCCTGTTTTTTTTTCTTTTATTACGTTTAAGACAATTTCTTTTATTTTTAATATCATTCCTTTTGGCGTGTTTAAAAGAGGAGGATTGTATATTATTTGTACTGGGTATGTGATAGTTTCAATGCTAACAACCGGTGCATTGTTAAAATATTTTGAAAATACTTTTGTGTTTATTGTGGCAGATGAAACTATGATTTTAAAATCATCCCTTTTTCTTGAAATGTCTTTAATAAGACCTAATATAAAATCGATGTTTAAACTTCTCTCGTGTGCTTCGTCTATTATGATTACGTCATATTCATAAAGCAATGTATCTTTTTTTAATTCTTGCAGAAGCACCCCGTCCGTCATTAATTTGATTTTGGTTTTTGGACTTGTAATTTCTTCAAACCTTATTTTGTAACCAACTTCTTCTCCAAGGTTTACACCAATATGTTTGGCAATATATTCAGCTATTGATATTGTAGCTATCCTTCTTGGTTGAGTTACTCCAATTTTTCCTAATTTTGCAAAACCCGCTTCATATATTATTCTTGGTAATTGGGTAGTTTTTCCACTGCCTGTTGGACTTTCAACAATTAAAACATTATTTTTTTTTAATACTCTAATTAATTCATCTTTGTATTTATAAATTGGGAGTTTGAAATCATTCATATTTATAACAAGCTGAATACATATTTCTCATTTATTTCATCAAGATTAATGTTATCAGGCAAATCAATCTTCTTTCTCTTAATTTTAGCATAAAATTTGTCGTTTTTTTTGTAAATATATATTTTGTTGCCGATTTTGTTTTTAGAAAATGCTATCATTTTAACGATTATACCCACTTTATTAGCTCTTTCGTCGAGTAGGCTGATGGCCTTCTCTAGTGTTATGTTATATGCTTTTACATCTTTTTTTAGCGAACAAGCAATACTTCCGCTTTCAGTTTTAATATAATCTCCAAAAACACCAGTTGCAGCAATGATTTGTTCATTGGTTTGGGGATGTTTGCCGATCGATTTTGGTAGCGAGAGTAATTTTAAAGCAAGCTCTAATGTCATGCTTTCAGGATCAATATTTTTAGTTGATGCTTTTTTTGCTTTTATTATTTTTAATTTTTTAGGTTTTCCCTTTTTTGTATATTCTTGAGGAGCATAAGTATCTTCTCCAAGTTGTACAATGTTTCCATAAATCGTACTTTTAAAGTACACATTAAGTCCTGTTAAAGGATCAATACCTAGTATATTTGGTTTTGATTCTTTTTCATT harbors:
- a CDS encoding ATP-dependent RNA helicase yields the protein MNDFKLPIYKYKDELIRVLKKNNVLIVESPTGSGKTTQLPRIIYEAGFAKLGKIGVTQPRRIATISIAEYIAKHIGVNLGEEVGYKIRFEEITSPKTKIKLMTDGVLLQELKKDTLLYEYDVIIIDEAHERSLNIDFILGLIKDISRKRDDFKIIVSSATINTKVFSKYFNNAPVVSIETITYPVQIIYNPPLLNTPKGMILKIKEIVLNVIKEKKTGDILIFLSGEKEIKETIKELQELNSKKNLIILPLYGRMPKEAQEQIFIATPKNKRKIIVSTNIAETSITIENIKIVIDSGKVKTNKFQTKTHTYSLQEVPISKSSATQRAGRAGRVSKGTCYRLYKREDYQIREDYQKEEIYRTDLSEVILRMADIGIRDFTHFDFISKPSTHSIQTASNILKSLDAINNKNELTEIGKYMILFPLVPAHSRALVESMINYPQAIYQTTIGLSFLSTSGIFLLPQNEEMEARQAHLKYKNPMGDLIGFVNIFEDFKKAANKEAFTKENYLDLQGLEEIVNVQMQLENIVSKLNIPIIQKGVFDNEGYLKSIMRGMRDYICFKTSKKKYKTVKAQNVIIHPGSLISTDSVKYFVAGEIIETTKMYARSIGVLKKEWIDDISLNEELKHKNTPNKEKQITNAKQTKIINEIKIGRKIFKAEYKNNIYVVKISLETLKEMILKNELNNQNNDDLKKIKIQLMHKNIKVFNNKKFSETIEIVKGMGKDWHFIKKYETSNVNINEPEKMKNLLECTMQFISSPTKKNALFLALETDCFGNFQLKPKQNFIMAIEESMESIKSLIENEEYIQKLHFIKKLINKVYKKLNYFF
- a CDS encoding phosphodiester glycosidase family protein; protein product: MNKKILTLLILILSISSGLMLSKSITKKAKYKIIKGYFINSNYVLVKIENKDLKFTISKPIYDKKLNNYYFKGQTTSHFLISNNVDIAINTSPYEIKQNMFFPKGLYIYNKKMISKQINNYGEIAIKHNKIILNPKEDEIKNSDYGFSGFFVLIKNGNYKKNFKETKHPRTIIGTDKNNKYLFLATIEGRGVNNSKGASLNEAIDFALSFGMTNAINLDGGGSSTLVIKSNNAPHKLNFTANIFGQERHVPFHLGIKLPN